A portion of the Cryptomeria japonica unplaced genomic scaffold, Sugi_1.0 HiC_scaffold_1968, whole genome shotgun sequence genome contains these proteins:
- the LOC131873539 gene encoding L-type lectin-domain containing receptor kinase IV.2-like encodes MGLGTCGVTRVGTRSTFSSLTSYSIFTFLVLLHYLTPRQDRHMDSKLSFPSKKDARFSGLFSPLQHKPPTQKKHYSERSNSIAKMQILILCLSIILTAAQGVHQNTTFVFNHFNTTTTIKYVAAASIQSNAIRLTNHSERVIGRAYLDKAVPMKRNGSVISFSTSFIFAIVPHARSGGADGLCFVMTPTTALKGAFATQYLGLLNISSDGKDYNHLFAVEFDTSQSIGVDNKDGNHVGIDLNGVKSLLAEPAGYWEGNSLTPINLKSGHNIRAWIDYDGASKQLDISIAAIGEAKPQKALVSKKDLDLDGIIEEYMYVGFSAST; translated from the coding sequence ATGGGCTTAGGAACTTGCGGCGTCACTAGAGTTGGAACTCGCTCCACGTTTTCTTCTTTGACTTCTTATTCAATCTTTACATTTTTAGTCCTCCTCCACTACCTCACTCCACGACAAGATCGCCACATGGACTCAAAATTATCTTTCCCCTCTAAAAAGGATGCTCGTTTTTCTGGACTCTTCTCCCCATTACAACACAAACCGCCCACTCAAAAGAAACACTACTCAGAGAGATCTAATTCAATAGCGAAGATGCAGATTCTGATTCTCTGCCTCTCAATCATTCTAACGGCAGCTCAGGGTGTTCACCAGAACACAACTTTCGTCTTCAACCACTTCAACACCACAACCACAATCAAATATGTTGCGGCTGCCTCCATACAATCCAACGCAATCCGCCTCACAAATCACTCCGAGCGCGTCATTGGCCGTGCCTATTTGGACAAGGCCGTCCCCATGAAAAGAAATGGCTCTGTAATCTCATTCAGCACAAGTTTCATATTCGCCATCGTCCCACATGCCCGCTCGGGCGGGGCCGACGGGCTCTGCTTCGTCATGACGCCCACCACCGCTCTCAAAGGCGCTTTCGCCACGCAGTACCTGGGCCTCCTCAACATATCCAGCGATGGTAAAGACTACAACCATCTTTTCGCTGTAGAATTCGACACAAGTCAGAGCATTGGCGTAGATAATAAGGACGGCAACCATGTGGGAATCGATCTCAACGGCGTCAAATCGTTGTTGGCTGAACCTGCTGGTTATTGGGAAGGGAACAGTTTGACGCCCATTAATCTGAAGAGCGGGCATAATATAAGGGCCTGGATCGACTATGACGGCGCTTCTAAACAGCTGGACATAAGTATTGCAGCAATTGGAGAGGCGAAGCCGCAGAAAGCCCTGGTGTCGAAGAAAGATTTGGATTTGGACGGTATTATAGAAGAGTACATGTACGTTGGGTTTTCTGCGTCTACAG